A part of Peromyscus maniculatus bairdii isolate BWxNUB_F1_BW_parent chromosome 10, HU_Pman_BW_mat_3.1, whole genome shotgun sequence genomic DNA contains:
- the Clrn2 gene encoding clarin-2 → MPGWFKKAWYGLASLLSFSSFLLIIVALAVPHWLSGKILCQTGVDLVNATDPELVKFIGDIYYGLFRGCKIRQCGLGGRQSQFTIFPHLVKELNASLHVTILLLLFLALALALVSMGFAILNIIQVPYRAVNGPGGICLWNVLAGGVVALAIGSFMAAVKFHDLTERIANFQERLFQFVVVEEQYEESFWICVASASAHAANLVVVAISQIPLPEIKTKMEEATVTPEDILY, encoded by the exons ATGCCTGGATGGTTCAAAAAGGCGTGGTACGGGCTGGCGTCTCTActcagcttctcttccttccttctgatcATCGTTGCCTTGGCTGTGCCCCATTGGTTGAGTGGGAAGATCCTGTGTCAAACTGGAGTGGATTTGGTCAATGCCACAGACCCAGAACTGGTCAAATTCATCGGGGACATTTACTATGGGCTCTTCCGAGGTTGTAAAATACGGCAATGTGGGCTCGGGGGTCGCCAGTCCCAATTTACAA TCTTCCCACATCTGGTGAAGGAGCTCAATGCAAGCCTCCACGTCACGatcctgctgctgctcttcctggCCTTGGCCCTGGCTCTGGTCAGCATGGGCTTTGCTATTCTCAACATCATTCAAGTCCCCTACAGGGCAGTCAATGGCCCTGGTGGCATCTGCCTTTGGAATGTCCTGGCAG GTGGAGTCGTGGCACTAGCCATCGGCAGCTTCATGGCTGCAGTGAAATTTCACGACCTGACGGAAAGAATTGCCAACTTCCAGGAGAGGCTCTTTCAGTTTGTCGTGGTGGAAGAACAGTATGAAGAGTCATTTTGGATATGCGTGGCGAGTGCCTCGGCCCACGCAGCAAACTTGGTTGTGGTGGCAATCAGTCAAATTCCCCTCCCAGAGATCAAGACTAAAATGGAAGAGGCCACTGTTACCCCTGAGGACATTTTATACTGA